The Desmonostoc muscorum LEGE 12446 genome includes a region encoding these proteins:
- the tnpA gene encoding IS200/IS605 family transposase, with the protein MASSLRHEIHSVSDLKIHLVCVTKYRRKIFTIESLELIHKSFVEVSKKMDFNVLEFNGESDHIHTVIEFPPKLSISEIVNALKGVSSRRYGQAGFPKPYGKQALWSPSYFVSSVWGAPLEVLKKYIQAS; encoded by the coding sequence ATGGCAAGTAGTTTAAGACATGAAATACATAGTGTTTCAGACTTAAAAATACATTTGGTCTGTGTCACCAAGTATAGAAGAAAGATTTTTACCATTGAAAGTCTTGAACTAATCCACAAATCATTTGTAGAAGTCTCTAAAAAAATGGACTTCAACGTGCTTGAATTCAATGGAGAATCTGACCATATTCACACAGTAATTGAGTTTCCACCTAAACTCTCAATATCTGAAATAGTTAATGCGTTAAAAGGTGTGTCTAGTCGTAGATATGGTCAAGCTGGATTCCCTAAACCCTATGGTAAGCAAGCTCTATGGAGTCCTAGTTATTTCGTGTCTTCGGTTTGGGGTGCGCCACTCGAAGTTCTTAAAAAATACATCCAAGCATCTTGA